One window of Pseudobacteriovorax antillogorgiicola genomic DNA carries:
- a CDS encoding PAS domain-containing protein, translated as MSNNSSSAEDLTTKSDSHASDEQNLIAQNLRASHKILEALSQSKEETELIIDRLHEMFFIIDHSGHVLKANLSASRIFGIPEEKWLRFDFATLFTSEIRKIFWSKLNEVDQDDWDANSVINFELPIKIGNVTQDYHWSINKLSSRSRDGKHLFSIVASDITEIRQLERQLSQIFSAVPLGIFILDEEGYIVGPYSAFTRHIFGLHNLEQNSVFKILFEDNVENLTPVQRDGVAEMKLCIGEEEMWFQFAKERFPKEVKFERGGDILYLGTQFHAIAKEGKVTNILVVISDITEVVKMRMENMDENKQLQKKVRYYMCIEKAPVTTLESIMQDYPRYEKQLYHGIATTNIKDIKFALHSIKSLFRAVDINNLTEMIHGWEINLEDNMMSSQELDAFLHVIGKNLAGEWREISGMITLALDNHSIDPKETDRLAEQKTDTYNLLETLNLKADLKEQIVNSIEKIGFHRCKDLEEFLKSYAEKTATNLYKDVDIIFDWKDITYSPHLEHFFRESFMHLITNVIDHGLPEKEKAKERGKINVKAWSDGRKINLRIEDNGLGFDLLKIHSKAIQMNVTDKPLTDLSEEEVLKFLLLPSFSTKEVATIHSGRGVGLSTIHERVIELGGEGLRIYNHENGAGFEFSIKNFEEVAA; from the coding sequence ATGAGCAACAACAGTAGTTCAGCAGAAGACCTGACCACAAAATCAGACTCACATGCTTCTGACGAGCAGAATCTTATAGCCCAGAATTTACGTGCAAGTCACAAAATTTTAGAAGCTCTTTCGCAATCGAAGGAAGAAACTGAACTTATCATCGATCGCCTTCACGAGATGTTCTTCATCATCGATCACTCGGGCCATGTACTGAAGGCAAACCTAAGCGCCAGTCGAATTTTTGGAATACCTGAAGAAAAGTGGCTGAGATTCGACTTTGCGACTCTTTTTACCTCAGAGATTCGCAAGATCTTCTGGTCCAAACTCAACGAAGTTGATCAGGATGATTGGGATGCGAATAGTGTTATCAATTTTGAGTTACCTATAAAGATTGGTAACGTGACACAGGACTACCATTGGTCAATCAATAAACTTAGTAGCCGGTCCCGCGATGGGAAGCACCTCTTTTCAATCGTAGCCAGTGACATTACCGAAATTCGACAGCTAGAACGACAGCTCTCTCAGATTTTTTCTGCGGTGCCTCTTGGTATCTTTATTCTTGATGAAGAAGGCTATATTGTAGGGCCTTACTCGGCATTCACAAGACACATCTTCGGGTTGCACAACTTGGAGCAAAATAGTGTTTTCAAAATTCTCTTCGAAGATAACGTTGAGAACCTGACACCCGTACAAAGAGACGGTGTCGCTGAAATGAAGCTTTGCATCGGTGAAGAGGAGATGTGGTTTCAGTTTGCGAAAGAACGATTTCCTAAAGAAGTAAAATTTGAACGAGGTGGAGATATTCTCTACTTGGGGACTCAGTTTCATGCCATTGCCAAAGAAGGTAAGGTGACTAATATCCTTGTCGTCATATCAGACATCACGGAAGTCGTTAAGATGCGCATGGAAAATATGGACGAGAATAAGCAACTTCAAAAAAAGGTTCGCTACTATATGTGTATCGAGAAGGCACCTGTAACGACACTTGAATCGATCATGCAGGACTATCCACGATACGAAAAGCAGCTTTATCATGGAATTGCGACCACAAACATCAAAGATATAAAATTCGCCCTGCATAGCATCAAATCCCTTTTCCGTGCCGTCGACATCAACAATCTGACTGAAATGATTCACGGCTGGGAAATAAACTTGGAAGATAACATGATGAGTTCACAAGAACTCGATGCTTTCCTTCATGTGATCGGTAAAAACCTCGCTGGTGAATGGCGCGAGATATCAGGGATGATAACCCTAGCTCTTGATAATCACTCGATCGACCCTAAAGAAACCGACCGGCTAGCGGAACAAAAAACTGACACCTATAACCTGCTAGAAACATTGAATTTGAAAGCTGATTTAAAAGAACAAATTGTAAATTCTATCGAGAAAATAGGCTTTCATCGCTGTAAAGATTTGGAAGAGTTTCTCAAGTCCTATGCTGAAAAAACTGCTACAAATCTATATAAGGACGTTGATATTATCTTCGACTGGAAGGATATTACCTACAGCCCTCATCTAGAGCACTTCTTCCGTGAGTCGTTCATGCACCTTATCACCAACGTTATCGATCATGGCTTACCTGAAAAGGAGAAAGCTAAGGAACGAGGAAAGATCAATGTCAAGGCTTGGTCGGATGGTCGAAAGATCAACCTCCGCATTGAAGATAACGGTTTAGGCTTCGACCTACTCAAAATCCATAGTAAAGCAATCCAGATGAATGTAACCGATAAGCCTCTTACGGACCTGAGTGAAGAAGAGGTCCTGAAGTTCCTACTACTACCGAGCTTTAGTACCAAGGAGGTTGCTACAATTCACAGTGGTCGAGGAGTAGGTTTATCGACCATTCATGAACGAGTTATCGAACTCGGTGGCGAAGGACTTCGAATCTACAATCACGAAAATGGCGCCGGCTTCGAATTTTCAATCAAAAACTTTGAGGAGGTGGCAGCATGA
- a CDS encoding PP2C family protein-serine/threonine phosphatase, producing the protein MLQAFLIIFSCLYSTLVTADPVLIDRNIQHIDLDERMRFFIDDHQPPLPFDTIANSPTLFKDIKTRSTRFLPSSLPHWGQVEIINRESIPTKVILHAHYAPTQKISVYMMTATSTQAFKFGPWNKPHSKSMKSRLPAISLAIPPGKTTMFIKVETQTSVQMDFTISKPKSFWVRMNSSGIIVNVWYGVFIGLFFYHIFLFSLNPKRVFFYYTALLFFYGMAQSYLHGTAYQIFSNTNPEWIAKLYLSFLILALLSSAQFTRYFLASDKRIPIMSLFLNTACVMCIPALIFTWIDYQWGRFLLTILAVLVSASISLTALISLFNQYIPAYFFSIGWIFYISGNLIQVSVIAGWIPSSVFTEYASLLGSGIEVIILSLAVGYKLRLAESLQRKAEFENTLIQRDLNAAREVQKSFAKKVPNIENYLIESHYQPAIQIGGDWYSFHHDPINHLAFFYIGDVTGHGLASAMVTGSVAGSIQSSTILSQGKEKLDPTSHLKLLASTANKTVLAMAQESRRWMTMNFICIDYQKNHLYFLNAGHPFPLMKSRDRVTPLVARGSPLGVAIDSTWDVLELDIEAGDRILIYTDGLIENLDRRGSSTSIRQLIRVVESLKDSHELKAALLNIVQDFAKTEDTDDSAFIILDRVS; encoded by the coding sequence ATGCTTCAAGCATTTTTGATAATTTTTTCGTGTCTTTACAGCACTCTAGTGACAGCTGATCCTGTACTGATCGATCGCAATATTCAGCACATCGATTTAGATGAGAGAATGAGATTTTTTATCGACGATCATCAGCCTCCCCTCCCTTTCGACACTATCGCTAACTCGCCAACTCTGTTCAAAGACATTAAAACTCGCAGCACTCGGTTTCTGCCTAGCTCCTTACCACATTGGGGCCAGGTTGAAATTATCAACAGGGAGTCAATTCCTACGAAAGTGATTCTCCATGCTCACTACGCACCGACGCAGAAGATTTCCGTCTACATGATGACTGCTACTTCTACTCAGGCATTTAAATTTGGCCCCTGGAACAAGCCCCATAGTAAGTCTATGAAAAGCCGTTTACCGGCAATTTCTCTTGCCATTCCCCCCGGAAAAACTACGATGTTTATCAAAGTTGAAACCCAAACATCTGTTCAAATGGACTTTACCATCAGCAAGCCGAAATCGTTTTGGGTTCGCATGAACTCTAGCGGTATCATCGTCAATGTCTGGTATGGAGTTTTTATTGGCCTCTTCTTTTATCACATCTTCCTGTTTTCACTCAATCCCAAGCGTGTCTTTTTCTACTACACAGCACTCCTCTTTTTCTATGGCATGGCACAATCATATCTACACGGTACGGCCTATCAAATATTTTCTAATACCAACCCTGAGTGGATAGCCAAGCTCTACCTGTCGTTTCTCATTTTGGCACTACTAAGTTCAGCTCAGTTTACACGATACTTTCTTGCAAGTGACAAACGCATACCAATAATGAGCCTTTTTCTAAATACTGCTTGTGTGATGTGCATTCCAGCTCTGATCTTTACGTGGATCGATTATCAATGGGGAAGATTTCTTCTTACAATTCTTGCTGTTTTGGTAAGTGCATCCATCAGCCTCACAGCACTCATTAGTCTCTTCAATCAGTATATTCCAGCGTATTTTTTTAGTATTGGCTGGATATTCTATATCTCAGGAAATTTAATACAGGTGTCTGTTATTGCTGGTTGGATTCCCAGCAGTGTATTTACCGAGTATGCTAGTTTACTGGGATCAGGTATCGAAGTCATCATTCTGTCTTTAGCTGTCGGCTACAAGCTTCGTCTTGCGGAGTCCCTCCAGCGCAAGGCGGAATTTGAAAATACTCTCATCCAAAGAGATCTCAATGCGGCTAGGGAAGTTCAAAAATCCTTCGCTAAAAAAGTTCCAAATATTGAAAACTATCTTATTGAGTCTCACTACCAGCCTGCAATCCAGATCGGTGGAGACTGGTATTCGTTCCATCACGACCCGATCAATCACCTGGCCTTTTTCTACATTGGCGACGTTACGGGCCATGGCCTTGCCTCAGCGATGGTCACTGGTTCCGTCGCAGGAAGCATTCAGTCTTCGACAATACTTTCTCAAGGTAAAGAAAAGCTTGATCCAACCAGCCACTTAAAACTATTGGCTAGTACTGCAAACAAAACGGTTCTGGCTATGGCTCAAGAAAGTCGTCGTTGGATGACGATGAACTTCATTTGCATCGACTACCAGAAAAACCACTTATATTTTCTCAATGCCGGCCACCCTTTCCCTCTTATGAAGAGTCGTGATCGTGTTACACCTCTCGTAGCACGGGGCTCCCCTCTCGGCGTTGCTATTGATTCAACTTGGGACGTCCTTGAATTAGACATAGAGGCAGGAGACAGAATTCTTATCTATACGGATGGATTGATTGAGAACCTGGATCGACGGGGCAGTTCAACGAGTATAAGGCAGCTCATTAGAGTTGTCGAAAGTCTAAAAGACAGCCACGAACTGAAGGCAGCCTTGCTCAATATCGTACAAGATTTTGCTAAAACTGAAGACACGGATGACTCAGCTTTTATCATTCTCGATCGGGTTTCATAG
- a CDS encoding HDOD domain-containing protein → MKKICNSCKREYHHGNDFLNNTSRWRMGPQDTLYFNCSCQSTLAMRLGKYDWYKPDINIAEGRKSLFHKLKLSEKLPPIQPAVYEIQYELSKADVSIQKVCGYLRKEPTLTATILGAASSKADCNISQVDHAIPYLGYQQVADLVLAAAMNQFKVPSRYFSWDDFWAEAFLNGRISENLAKEYLS, encoded by the coding sequence ATGAAGAAAATATGCAATTCTTGCAAGCGAGAGTACCACCACGGCAATGATTTTCTAAACAATACTAGCCGCTGGCGCATGGGTCCCCAAGATACGCTCTATTTCAACTGTTCTTGCCAATCCACCCTCGCTATGAGGCTTGGAAAGTATGATTGGTACAAACCAGATATCAACATCGCAGAAGGACGAAAGTCACTTTTCCATAAACTTAAACTTTCTGAGAAGTTACCACCGATTCAACCAGCGGTCTACGAGATTCAATACGAGCTTTCTAAAGCTGACGTATCCATTCAAAAGGTTTGTGGATATCTTCGTAAGGAACCAACCCTCACGGCTACTATCCTTGGAGCTGCAAGTTCGAAAGCGGATTGCAATATCTCACAAGTGGACCATGCAATTCCTTACTTGGGGTATCAACAGGTCGCTGATCTCGTTTTAGCTGCTGCAATGAACCAATTCAAGGTTCCGAGTCGCTATTTCTCCTGGGACGACTTTTGGGCAGAAGCGTTCCTAAATGGTCGCATATCAGAAAACTTGGCCAAAGAGTATTTAAGCTGA
- a CDS encoding response regulator transcription factor, with amino-acid sequence MLKEKASNTALVVDDSSFSRDFIARILESLEVIVETAKDGCEAFEKIKQREYNLVISDLNMPQMDGLQLLKKVKSHRPNTHFIVVSAQCQGKLRQDLIAEGSDRVFAKGEVRNLRRYLKARLGPLASI; translated from the coding sequence ATGCTGAAAGAGAAGGCGAGCAATACTGCACTGGTAGTCGACGATTCTTCGTTTTCCCGCGATTTCATTGCTAGGATACTTGAATCGCTCGAAGTTATTGTGGAAACTGCGAAGGATGGCTGTGAAGCCTTTGAAAAAATCAAGCAACGGGAATACAACCTCGTAATCTCCGACTTAAATATGCCTCAGATGGATGGTTTGCAACTGCTCAAAAAAGTAAAGTCCCACCGTCCCAACACCCACTTCATCGTTGTATCAGCGCAATGTCAGGGAAAACTACGCCAAGACTTAATTGCAGAGGGAAGCGATCGTGTTTTTGCTAAAGGCGAAGTGAGGAATCTAAGGAGATACCTTAAGGCTAGGCTTGGTCCCCTTGCTTCTATATAG
- a CDS encoding DUF2277 domain-containing protein, whose protein sequence is MCGNIKRLRFVDRKASDEEIQKAALQYVRKIGDYKNSSDANNQAFDEAVKAVSKSLKKMLDNLTVRDISSAKR, encoded by the coding sequence ATGTGTGGAAACATAAAAAGACTTAGATTTGTTGACCGCAAGGCCAGTGATGAAGAAATACAAAAGGCGGCCCTGCAATATGTGAGAAAAATCGGTGATTACAAGAACTCAAGTGACGCCAACAACCAGGCATTTGATGAAGCGGTGAAGGCAGTATCGAAGTCTCTCAAGAAGATGCTAGACAATCTTACTGTCCGAGACATAAGCTCTGCCAAGCGTTAA
- a CDS encoding DUF2277 family protein: MCRNIKKLRRVKPVVRIDEVEQSARCLVSKISGYQKPSQANSRCFETCVQEVVSHTQNLLLSLKLNGVRLCVET, from the coding sequence ATGTGCCGAAACATTAAGAAACTACGCCGTGTTAAACCCGTTGTTCGTATCGACGAAGTCGAACAAAGTGCCCGCTGCCTTGTTAGTAAGATTAGCGGGTACCAGAAACCGTCACAAGCCAACTCCAGATGCTTTGAAACCTGTGTCCAAGAAGTAGTGTCACATACCCAAAACTTATTACTTAGCCTAAAACTCAATGGGGTGAGATTATGTGTGGAAACATAA
- a CDS encoding AI-2E family transporter, translated as MSDRLRDFTFILIAVFLSSVSLRLTKGIMIPFILSVFLAFILEPMIAWIKRRFKIGGGLAILLLCILMIGLSAIFFLTLSSSVRQLIENANVYEQRFTSLITKSVDLMSHFDAGFDREELKGLVKELPIFSALKTISNTVVKSVSDFFLVAIFTIFILSGPKIKLPNTEVWSRINKSVRTYLVTKFVTSAATGVLTAIILKIVNLDMALMFGLLAFILNFIPTFGSIFATLLPIPIVLLQFSNPILILVSIGLPGLVQFTIGNVLEPKIMGKNLDLHPVTVLMSLMFWGVLWGIPGMLLATPITVIIKIVLESQESTQGFANGMAGRF; from the coding sequence ATGTCGGATCGATTGCGTGATTTTACCTTCATTCTCATTGCGGTATTTCTATCGTCTGTTTCCCTACGTCTCACCAAAGGGATAATGATTCCCTTCATTCTATCTGTATTTCTCGCTTTTATACTAGAGCCCATGATTGCATGGATCAAACGTCGATTCAAAATCGGAGGTGGTCTGGCGATCCTACTGCTGTGTATCCTCATGATTGGCTTGTCAGCCATTTTCTTTTTAACTCTTAGTTCCTCAGTCAGACAGCTTATTGAAAACGCGAATGTGTATGAGCAACGGTTTACCTCATTAATTACCAAGAGCGTCGATCTCATGTCTCATTTCGATGCGGGTTTCGATCGAGAAGAGCTGAAAGGCCTAGTCAAAGAGCTCCCTATCTTTTCGGCACTAAAAACCATTTCGAATACGGTAGTTAAAAGTGTATCCGATTTTTTCCTTGTTGCTATTTTTACTATTTTCATTCTCAGCGGCCCAAAGATAAAGCTACCCAATACTGAGGTATGGTCGCGAATCAACAAGAGCGTTCGGACTTATCTAGTCACTAAATTTGTAACGTCAGCTGCTACAGGAGTCTTAACAGCAATCATTCTTAAAATTGTTAATCTAGACATGGCCCTGATGTTTGGGCTTCTGGCATTTATCTTGAATTTTATTCCAACTTTTGGATCTATCTTTGCAACATTGTTACCCATCCCTATTGTGCTCCTACAGTTCTCAAATCCAATACTGATCTTGGTGAGTATCGGTTTGCCGGGCTTGGTTCAGTTCACTATTGGCAATGTATTAGAGCCTAAGATAATGGGAAAAAATTTAGATCTTCATCCAGTTACTGTTCTAATGAGCCTAATGTTCTGGGGGGTGTTGTGGGGTATCCCTGGTATGCTACTTGCCACGCCTATCACAGTCATTATTAAGATTGTGCTAGAATCTCAGGAAAGTACCCAGGGATTTGCTAACGGGATGGCTGGGCGATTCTAG
- a CDS encoding GTP pyrophosphokinase family protein produces the protein MNIDEISQGYDGAIPGFEATLYKLKNQLVRALKDAKIHVHGITYRVKTRQSLEGKLSRPDKIYRDLSDVTDILGIRVITYFADDIDRIAKVIEDRFDVDLSNSVDKRIQSAPDQFGYQSLHYICKIDHELISSFEVQIRTILQHAWAEIEHDLGYKFPESVPFEIRRKFSRLSGLLEIADEEFAEIRDAIKRYQKKVNQEDLEQNSDLKLDQISLVSIVRHSLVADVDAALAEQLALPLSDDLFFPHYLIKLLLSVELDSAFDITSTMGKLRGRLPQFVSSYFKFTKKAWDFDASHLNEFHRGYSLFFLSHLVAFEREDLHIKKMEVMRQFYEMSDYPGNTQEATRIASIFVDSMNQKVKHELPSK, from the coding sequence ATGAATATCGACGAGATCAGCCAGGGTTACGACGGCGCGATTCCGGGCTTTGAGGCGACATTATACAAACTAAAGAATCAGCTCGTCCGCGCACTTAAGGACGCTAAAATTCATGTTCACGGGATAACCTATCGGGTAAAAACAAGGCAGAGCTTAGAAGGCAAGCTCAGCCGCCCAGACAAGATCTATCGAGACTTGTCTGATGTCACTGATATTCTAGGTATCAGAGTTATAACCTACTTTGCTGATGACATTGACCGTATAGCCAAGGTGATAGAAGACAGATTTGATGTAGATCTAAGCAACTCTGTTGACAAACGTATCCAGAGTGCTCCCGATCAATTTGGCTATCAATCGCTCCACTATATCTGCAAGATTGACCACGAATTGATCTCTTCATTTGAAGTTCAGATTCGAACCATTTTACAGCACGCCTGGGCCGAAATTGAGCACGACTTGGGTTATAAATTTCCTGAAAGTGTACCTTTTGAAATTAGACGGAAGTTCTCCAGATTATCTGGCCTACTTGAAATTGCAGATGAGGAATTTGCAGAGATTCGGGATGCGATCAAGCGTTACCAGAAAAAGGTGAATCAAGAAGATCTCGAACAAAACTCTGACCTTAAGCTCGATCAAATCTCCCTTGTATCCATCGTTCGCCATAGTCTTGTGGCTGATGTAGATGCAGCCTTGGCCGAACAACTAGCCCTCCCTCTTTCCGACGATCTATTTTTTCCACATTACTTGATCAAATTATTGCTATCTGTTGAGCTGGACTCAGCCTTCGATATCACATCAACCATGGGTAAGCTACGTGGTCGGCTTCCTCAATTCGTATCTTCCTATTTTAAGTTTACAAAAAAAGCCTGGGACTTTGATGCCAGCCACCTCAATGAATTTCATCGAGGTTATAGCCTCTTCTTTTTATCTCACTTAGTGGCTTTCGAACGAGAAGATCTTCATATCAAGAAGATGGAGGTCATGAGGCAGTTCTATGAGATGTCTGACTATCCCGGCAACACTCAAGAGGCTACGAGGATAGCAAGCATATTTGTTGACTCTATGAATCAAAAGGTTAAACATGAGCTTCCTTCTAAATAG